The Triticum aestivum cultivar Chinese Spring chromosome 6D, IWGSC CS RefSeq v2.1, whole genome shotgun sequence genomic sequence gattgtttccaaTTCCTGATCGATCGAATCATCATGAAAATAAGtggatggaaagaaaaattgttaTCTGCTGGAGGAAAGGAAATATTGCTCAAATCTGTTGTACAAGCTATCCCAGCTTATGCCATGTCCGTCTTTAAAAGTCCTAAAAAAATTGTAAAGAAATTATTGACGCGATGTCGCAATTTTGGTGGGGTGACGAGGACAACAAGAAGAGAATGCATTGAATGgcatggtggaaaatgtgtgtaccAAAAAATCAAGGAGGTATGGGTTTTAGAGATATACATTGTTTCAACTTGGCTTTGTTAGCTAAACAGGCATGGCGCCTGATTGATAATCCCGAGTCCTTATGTGCATCGATTTTGAGGGCTAAATATTTCCCGGAAGGGGATTTAATGAATGCAAAACGAAGAAAGGGCTCCTCTTTTACTTGGCAAAGTATTATGGCGGGAGTAAACTCGCTTAAAAATGGTTATATCTGGCGGGTTGAAATGGACAAAATATTGATATTTGGAGAGATGCATGGATCCCGAACTGTGTGAATAGGAGGGTCATTACTCCGAGAAGGGGGCACCTTCTGTCAAGGGTTTCTGATCTCGATCCAGTCACGAATTCTTGGGATGAAGATTTGGTGAATCAAACGTTGTGGCCAATTGATACTCAAAGGGTGCTCGCAATTCCCCACCCGATGCATAATATGTCGAATTTCATTGCTTGGAGTTATATAAAAAATGGTGTTTTCACTGTATGGTCAGCTTATTTGGAGGAATGGAACAAGCAACATAGAACAAAATTGCAACATGATGATGGTATGGGATGAATCAAGGCTAATCCTATTTGGGGTAAGGTTTGGAAATTATCTTGTCCGGCAAAGGTTAAAATTTTCATCTGGCGTACCTTGCATGGAACCCTCCCATGCCGTGTTACGCTTGCGAATAGGCACATGAAAGTATCGCCCAATTGCCCATCACGCTCAAAGGAGGCAGAAGATACAAAACACGTTTTATTCATGTGTCAAAAGGCAAAAGAGATATGGGGCAAGTTAGGATTACATGAGGTGATCAATAAAGCTTGTGCTACTGATCATGCGGGAGAGGCGGGTTTGGAATTCTTACTACTTGTGCCAGAACAAGAATTAGCGATAATGGGTTCTCCAAAAGCACGTGAACTGATCGCTGTTACAGCCTGGTACTTATGGTGGGATAGACGCAAACTGGTTCATGAAGGAAAgtttcaagatgcaaaccaaattTTCATGGGTCCCCGGGCTATAATGGCTAACTATGTTAATGCACACTCCCCTAAGGCAACTACTAAATCAGGAGGATGGACAAGACCTCCTATGGGTTTTGTTAAGCTTAATGTTGATGTCTCTTATGACCATGATTTACTTAGGGGCACAGCTGGAGCTGTTCTCAGATATGATAATGGAAGATTCATTGTTGGTGGAAACTGGAGGATTGAGTGGTGTGCTGATGTATTAACAACAGAAGCTTTGGCTCTTAGAGTTGACATATTCCTTGCACAAAAGGTGGGTTGCAATCGTCTTGTCTTAATTCTGACAATCTGAAGGTGATTGAAACAATGGAAAATGGAGGACattcggcggggcggcggcggcaacgtTCGATGATTGCTATTTCATAGCTTGTGATTTTCCGCTTGTTAGATTTAAACATTGTAATAGGGAAGCAAATAAGGTGGCTCATGAAATTGTTAGTCTAGCGAAATTTTCAGTTACTACTTGACTGGTTTGAGGAGCCTGTGAGGGACATTGTACATTTACTTATTGACGAGGTAACAATTATTTCTAATAAATAAAGTACAtgtttatttcaaaaaaataaaaaccaGCCAACGGATCAGATGCACGCACAGGCTTCACCGAACGGATCACAGGAGGACATCGAACGGCTGCCGTTGCACCATCAGCAAACCGTCCACTCCGGAGCACAGCTCGCCAGTCGCCGCCACTACGCCTCCGTCCCCCGATCAGCCATGGCGGGCGAAACCCTCGCGGCCTCCCCCGCCTCGTCACCAAAACCCTAAACCCTATCCCACCGCCGAACCCCGCCACCGTAGTCCacacgtccggcgcggcggccATGGGGCCTCGTCGAGACGGCGTCCGCTTCATCTCCTCCGGCGTCAAGCTCCCGCGCGCCTCCCCGGCCCCTGCCCCGGCGCATGCCCTGCTCTCCGCCGCGCTCCCCCCGTTCGCGCACATCGGCCGGGCCATCGACGCCGCGGCCCGCCGCGTCGCCGCGTCGTTCCCCCGCGTCCCAGCCGCGCGGGCCGAGAGTCCGACCGCGCCCTTGCCGCGGAGGCACGGGAAGGACGGCGGCGGGGCCGGGGGCGAGGAGCGGGTTCTAATCAGCGAGGTGGCGGTGCGCGGAAAGGACGGGGAGCCCCTGGAGAGGCCCGAGCTGGAGGAGGCGGCCGCCGGGGCCCTGCGAGCGTGCCGCCCCAACGCGGCGCTTACGGTGAGGGAGGTGCAGGAGGATGTGCACCGCGTGGTGGAGAGCGGCCTCTTCCGCTCCTGCATGCCCGTTGCTGTCGACACCCGCGACGGCATTCGCCTTGTCTTTGAGGTCAGGATTTTGCCTGTTCCCCAATCCCTTTCCCATGGCTTATTTTTGGAGTTGAAGGTTGCGAAATTTGGGATGTTCTGTTGTTTAGGTGGAGCCGAACCAGGACTTCCACGGGCTGGTCTGTGAGGGTGCCAACATGCTGCCTTCCAAGTTCCTAGATGACTCATTTCGCGACCGCCATGGTACTTGTTCTCATGTTTAAGAGTCTGTTACGTTAGATATGATTATTCATTTGTGTAACTGAGTGTATTGATTTACTTTGCACAATGCTACATGAACCAACACTGCATGTTAGCTTTAGGCCATTTAAGTATGTAAATTTGTCTGGCACAGAGATATCTAGAATGCATAAGAGAATTACCCCTACCATGCCTATTTTATCTGATGTAACACTGGTCTAAAATGAGGCCTGCATTGAAAAATTATCACCGTTTTGCTCCTATTATGATGCCAATAGATTGTGGTGCAGCATAATTATGCGACAGTTACAATGCAAAAGCGACATGGCAAATAAAGCACGCCTTTTATGCGGACTCACATGGTTCTTGTTGTTGGTTTAGTTTTAATCTTAAAGCCTGTTTTTCTACACTGCATAGGAATCTATGGTAAAATAGGTCCATCTACAGTGACATAATCTCTCAGTATCCTTTCTTTATAGAGAAATGATGTAAAACTACCGAATTAGGAACTGAGTGGGCCTCAGTTTGGTGGGAGAGTGTACAATTCTACAGCCTTGGTTCAAGTCCTCTCCATTTTAGTGTGGGGCGTATATCTCTTCTTTAACAGAACATGTAGTTCCTCCTGCGTGTTTCTTCAATATTATTTCTctaaaagaaagagaaaggatttTTTAATATTAGTCTATTATTATTAGCTTCTAAGATTTGTTCTTGAGACCTATGATTGGTGTTGCATTATGCAGGGAAAATAATCAACATAAGACATTTAGATCAAGTGATTAAGTCCATTAACGGATGGTATCAGGAGCGCGGTCTTACTGGCATGGTAGGTGGGGAAAGCAATTAATATATATTCATATTCTACCATTGTGCAtaattttttgttttcttctatttGGTGATGTATTGCAATTTGTTTGAGAACATTGCTGAACAATAGGCATCTGCTGCACTTGTCTTAAGGAACAAGTGTATATGCTTTATATATTCTTGGCCTTCTAGTTCCACAGGACTTGAGTTGTCAATTTCTGTTTTTGTAATGCACTTGCCATCATTTACATCTCACCTGTCACCAGTTCCAAATTGGTAGGGCATACAACATCGTTCTGTTTTACCTGTTGTTTGTTACTTCCTTTTTTTTTTTAACCGGGCATAACCCCTTTCCTTTAACTGAATAACGGAAATACATAGTCCCAGAGCAGAAACTAGAAGGAAGCGGGAAAGGGGAAAGCGAGTTCAACGCATCGCCGGGAAACCCACCACAGGAACTCTCCTACGGGACACCTGCTATGGGGCGAAAACCCGGCGACACCTATATCTCACAAGGACCAACAACTCCAGCATCAAACTTTGCAAAATACAAGACCCCCACAGGTCACACACTCGCGCAGGAGTAAAACAAAACAGCACATCCTCCTGGACAAGTAGCCGGAGACGGAGAGATGCATGAAGCTGAAGCCGATCTTCAGGTCGTTGCCGAATCCTCCGTCGCAGCAGCGCAGATCatcatcatgttgcttgtgctgctCCTCAACATCTGCGCCCCCCGCTCCATTGCCTCACAGTCCGGTCCTTTCAAGAGACCTGCCCAATAGGTGATGAAGACACATGCGGAGAAAACGATCTCAAAAGGGGTTTTAGGCAGTTTAAACTCAAAGGTGGCCCTGTTGCGGCTGTTCCATATAGCCCAGCAAACAGCAGCTAGCCCAAAAGTATAGAACTTAGCACCATCAGGAAGATATATATAGCACCATGAATAATATTGCCATAAGTTGTTGGGACATAGGCCGGTGCCCAGGACCGCCCCCACCGAGCGCCAGATAATTCTTGAAACTGGGCAAAGGAAAAAGAGGTGCTGGGAAGTCTCCCGTTCAGCACAAAATGAACATTTAGCATTGCCAGGCCACTTTCGACGCTTCATAACATCTCTAGTCAAAATAGCATCCTGGAACAACTGCCATAGAAAGATTTTGATTTTAGGGGGACTTTGGATTTCCATATCCACTGGAAATCGCACCCTGCTAGATTGCTTTCAAGCATCTTGTACATGGATTTCGTAGTAAATCGACGGTTAGGTCCAGGAGCCCAGCCAACCTGGTCAGGCTCTGCTGAGGAGGGAATATTCAGCACAGCCGCACGCATAGCATTCCACATATCATCAAGAGGGGGGTTTAGTCTCCTGCGAAACATATCACCTACCCCCACCCCCCTCAACTTATCAACCGTGATCTCAGGCATAGTACATATGCTAAATAATTGAGGGTATTGGATGCACATAGGGGGCAGCCCATTCAAGGAGTCCTCCCAGACTCTAGCCACATTCCCAGACTTGATGTGGATTATCCTGCCACGCATGTAATATTCTTTCACTTTCATAATGTCTTTCCAAATAGGAGAGTCATTAAATTTACTCTTCACCGTGGCGACCGTGTCCCTTTTCAGATATTTGGCTTTAACAATATCTTGCCAAAGCCCCTCTTGGGTATCGagtttccaccaccatttaacAAGGAGGTTGATATTTTGTTTACGCAAGCCTTTCACCCCCAGGCCATCTTTGTCCTTAGAGCGGCGAACTCTACTCCAACGAACCAAGTGATATCTCTTGCGCCCCCCCATACTTTGCCAGAAAAAACGACGTCTGCGTTTGTCCAGTTTCTCAATGAAAGTTTTAGGGAGAAGAAACATTGCCATATAATAATACACTATGCTAGAAAGGGAGGAATTCAATAAGGTGAGTCTTCCACCCGAGGAAGCAGCGTTACCTATCCAGGACTCACAGCATTTGCCAAATTTTTCATCAACAAAGATCCACTCAAGGCATCTAAGAGAGGAAAAACTGACTGGTACCCCAAGGTATCGCATAGGAAAATGCCCTATTTGGCAATTAAAGAGCTCCGCATAGTAATCTAGGATGCTGTTGTCACCTCCCACACACAAGATTTCACTCTTAAGATAATTGATTTTAAGGCCCGACATGAGCTCAAACATATATAGGAGCAGTTTGAGGTTCACTGCAGCAGAGGTGTCATGCTCAAAACATATCACcgtatcatccgcatattgcaaCACAGCTACACCACCCTCAATCAGATCAGGGGCTAGACCAGTAATCAACTTTTCTTTTTGAGCATTAAAGATCATTTTCCAAAGGCACTCAACGGCAAGGTTAAACAAGAAAGGTGAGTGGGGGTCACCTTGACGAACCCCTTTGTGGCTCATAAAATATGGCCCAGTCTCATTATTCAGCTTGATGCTAACCGTGCCATTGTTCAGGATTTTGTTAATCCACTCACACCACTTATCATTAAAGCCCCTCATCCTATGACACTCCAACAAGAAGTCCCAATTAATTTTGTCGCAGGCTTTTCCaaagtctagtttcaaaaccaccCCAACCTTTTTCTTAACATGAGTATGGTGCAGCACCTCATGCAAAGACAAAATTCCATCCATAATATTTCTGTTTTTTATAAAAGCATTCTGGTGACGGCTGATCAATTTATCCGCGTAGATAGCTACACGGTTATCCAGCACCTTTGTAATCAGTTTATAGGGACAACGGAGAAGGCATATAGGACGGAATTGTTGGATCTTTTTGGCCCCCGCCATCTTAGGAATCAGGGTGATCACACCATAGTTCAGACGGGCTACATCCAGTTTTCCCGCATGGAAAGCCTCAAAGATACGCATGATATCCAGCTTCACAAAGTCCCAGCAAGATTTATAAAACTCTGCTGGAATGTTATCAGGACCAGGAGCCCTATTACTCTCCATACCGAACAAGGCTACCTTGACCTCTTCCTCAGAGAAAGGACGGGTCAGAAACTCATTATCTTCATTATTAAGTTTCTCATGATCTCCCCAGGTGTCAGGGGAAAGGTGAAAAAGGTTGCCTGGAGCTGCCCCAAACAGCTCTTTATGATAGGCGGTAGCGTGATTAAGAAGGTTTTTGGTGCCCTCAATCACATTTTCACCGTTGGTAAAGGATTGAATAGTCTTCTTATGTTTTCTGCCATTAGCAATACGATGATAATATGCAGTATTTTGATCACCCTTCAGAAGCCACCTCTCCCTAGATTGTTGAAGTCTAAAGAGTTCTTCATTGGTGAGGATCACATTGAGCTCAGCCAAAAGGGAGGCCCTACGGCAGCACATCTCTGCATCAATAGTACCTTCTTCCTCTATCTTTTCGATCTCCTCAAGTTCTTTACGAatttccttcttcctttttctctcGTGGCCAAAGATATGAGACCCCCATCCTTTAAAATATCTCTTGAATCTTTTCAGTTTGATATTAAGGATGTATATGGGGTCGTTCGAATTAACAGGCTGCTCCCAAATTTCTCTGGCTCTAGGCAAGAAAAGCTCATTGCTCAGCCGTCACCAGGATGGAATTCTTTTTTCTTAGGGGATTCGGGTCTATCAGCTTTCAGGGAAAGCAAAAGGGGGTTATGGTCAGAAATGTCTCTTACAAGTTTTCGAACCGACACCAAGGGGAATAAATCCTCCCAAGCATAACTCATAAGCACCCTATCCAACTTTTCAAGAGTAGGATGTGCTTGATGGTTTGACCAGGTATACTTACCACCGGTCAGATGGATCTCTCTAAGGTTAAAAGCATTGATCACAGAGTTGAACTTATCAACATATGGATTACGTCTCATATCTTTGTTCTTATCATCTCCCCCTCTCAGGATATTGAAGTCACCACCTATAACATAGGGGATGTCAATATGGGAGCAGAAGGAAGCCATTTCGACAAGGAAATCCTCTTGAGCCGCTCCATATACTACCAAAAGGGCCCAGACTACATCTTTTTCAACATCATGCACAGTGGCTTGTAAGATGAACTTACCCACTTTCCAGGAAACAACCTCAAATTTCTCTTTTTTTATCCCACAAAGGATACCACCAGACTTACCTATCGAGGGGACCCAACGCCAAGTGAAGAGATCATAGGGGTCAACTTTTCTAAAATAACtattatgaaaattctttttcatAGTTTCTTGTAACGCCAAGAAATCAAGGGAGTAGTCCTTAATGAGATCGGAGAGGCAGGTGGACATCCCTTTTTTCCCTGCCCCCCTACAATTCCAAAATACACCACTCATTTAATAACCGTAGTGTTTTCCTCCCCCTGGTAACCTTGTTAGGAGGCTGAACAAGGTTACCTATTTTATTCAAGGACGCATCCTTATTCTTTTGACTCCTAGTGATAGGTCTATTGACATTCACCGTAGGTTTCCTCGTTCTTTTCTTCCTGGATTCACCAGAGTATATTCATTAGTATCAGACTCAGGATCGCGCTCATCCCCCCATTCCATATTCAACGGAGTCTTATCCCCCTTGGCATTAATTAAGAAAAGGTTGCTGCTCTTGTTATCATCCTGAACATAATTGTCACGCTATGCTTTTGATTCTACATGTTCTTAATTGTAACAAACTAGAAACGTGATGCGAGAAAAAAATTGAATGTGTGGGAGTTGCTAACATGTTAGTTGTGTCTAGCAAACATTTAGGTGCCTACCATTTTTTGGTAAAAAGTAATATTATTTACAATTTTAGCTAGTAAAATAATATTTTATTGCTACATAATGGTAAATCAATGAAGGCACTTGATTTTATTTCAGGTTTCGTATGCTGAAATCCTTTCTGGAGGAATTCTAAGGCTGCAAGTTTCTGAAGCTGAGGTTAATAATATCAATATTCGCTTTCTAGATAGAAGAACGTGAGAATCATAGCTTGACTTAGTGAGATCCTCTTTGCTGATTAGTGTTTTATGGCCATGTATTACTCTGATCATTTGTATCTTCTTTCTCTTTCCATCTCTCTATCTTTAGTGGTGAACCAACTATCGGGAAAACAAAACCAGAGACCATACTTCAGCAGCTTACCACCAAGAAGGGTCAGGTCAGAGCATTTTAGAAGTTACTTGCTCTATTTGTATTTTAATCTACTTTGGACGTATTATTGATGATATCCAtgaatgtttattttgattatgtcCTCGTTGCACAATTTTAAATGGCATGATTTTATGAACATTTCTCATTTCACACTTGGGTATAGGTATATGGTGATGTACGTTTAAGTATTTTTAGTGTGGTGTGGAAGTTGCTATGCAAATACCATGACCAAAACTACAAGTACTATTGTTAAAAGGATGTCAACAATATACCAAATGTGGTTGGAATCGGATCATGCTTGTATAGTTTTTATGTATGTAGGCTTGGTTTGATGTCAATTTGAAACTGCTGTCCTCTAGCCTTGATGCTGTAATGGACATCTTACCTATCTTATTAATGATGAAAATAGGCATACAATAGAGCACAGGTGAAAAGAGATGTTGAAACAATACTCACTATGGGAATTATGGAGGATGTCACAATAATTCCGCAGCCTGTGGGAGGTGAAGCTAATTTATAATTCCCATTTTCTTGAAGCTGGTCTTTCTCAAGTACCTGTGCTCTTATCTATTGTCTTGTGCAGATTCTAATAAGGTGGATCTTGTCATGAATCTTGTTGAACGCAAATCCGGTGGTTTCTCTGCTGGTGGTGGCATTTCGAGTGGGTTAGTGCTGTTTATTTAGTGAACCCCGTTGAGTGAATTGTATGCTTTCATAGTGTATGTTTCTTAACCAGTGAGGCACTGAGGTAGTTTGTTATGTACTGGATTTCGAATACCATATGTAGCATATATACAAAACAATTGTCTTAACATATATCATGCTATTTTCTGTGCAGGATAACGAATGGGCCTCTTTCTGGATTAATAGGCAGGTCAGTAGATTCCTCAGTAAATACTATCTTATTTCCTCTGGGATGGAATGTGGCTTGTTTAATTATGTAATAATATTGCCATGGTAATATTTTGAAGATATAATCGTTCTTAGCTCCAACTGAGCTTCGAGCCTTTCTAAAATAACAATAACAATTCCAAGAAGCAACCTGACATATAACCTGTTGATAATTAAGTATAGGCTTAAAATGTATCAGTTAGAAAGGGGCTCGTGCTCATGATATGAGCTATTCTCAAGCCCCGCCATCACATTGTAGGGCTAAAGTTAAGATGACCCTCCAAAACCCAAGCATGACTTTAGAACTGGCAATTTTAGATGTTGCTTTTAATTTTGTTATTTATCTTATACCTGCCTGGTTAAACTAGGAAGTTCTAAATCTTTTTTTTTACCTCACACTGGAGTTTTTAAACAGCTTTGCATATTCTCAGAGGAATGTTTTTGGGAGGAACAAGAAGTTGAATCTCTCACTAGAGAGGGGCCAAATAGATTCTATATTTCGTTTAAACTACACTGACCCTTGGATTGACGGTGACAATAAGAGGACTTCCAGAACTGTCATGGTTCAGGTATTTTCCTTTAGTATGATATCATCACAGTTCGATGATTCAATCAGCTGTGAATCATGTGCATGCGCTTACGATAGTTTTCCTTGTCAGAACTCTAGGACCCCTGGAACACTTATCCATGGTGGGGAGCATCCTGACCATAGTCCTATTACAATTGGACGGGTAACTGCTGGCATTGAATATAGTCGACCTTTCAGGCCTAAATGGAGTGGTACTCTTGGATTGATATTTCAGGTAAACACGTGAATAAGAGTTGTAGTAATCGATTCACCTTTTCCCCTGCATGTACGCCTATATAGTTGTATTAATAGTTGTAGCAGAAGTCTAAAGCAGACATAGTCGTGTACTCATGTGATGTTGGTACTAACTTTGTTGATTGAACCGTATAAATATGCATTACTGTTTTCTTTGCTTACCTCTCCATAAAAATAGCCTAACTGCTTTCTGTTGACACTTTCTATGCAGCATGCTGGTGCTCGTGATGACAAAGGCAATCCTATGATCAGAGATTTTTATAACAGCCAATTAACTGCAAGGTCTCAAATCCTGATTTCTCATTCAACTTTAGTTTGTCAcaagtatatactccctccgttcctaaatataagtctttttagagattctaatatggactacatacggagcaaaatgagtgaatctacactctaaatacgtctatatacattcatatgtacTTCATATAGAAATCTctaagaagacttatatttagggacggagggagtacataacagtGTACATCATGAATACAGTTGTCAGATTAAGTTACTATTCGAAATGTGATAGTCCTGTCATGAAAATGCAGCGGAAATCCTTATGATGATACATTACTTGCTAAGCTTGAAAGTGTCTACACAGACTCTGGAGATCAGAGCTCTACAATGGTTAGTATTTATCCTCTGCATTTTACTATTTTCTAATCTTGCTGTGACAATTTCTTATATCCTACTGTTGTTACTGCTTCCAGTTCGTTTTCAACGTCGAGCAAGGTCTGCCCATTCTTCCAGAGTGGCTTAGTTTCAACAGAGTGACAGCCCGTTTGAGGCAGAGCTATGAAATTGGTCCTGCCCGACTTCTTCTAAGGTATGTTTTAGGCATGCCATGCCATACCAATAGTGAAGACATCAGTTTAACCTGGAGGTCTGCACACAGTGGACTTACATTTTTGTTGTTATGTTACCTAATATATCATTTTCTTCTATGATCCAGTGCTTCTGGAGGTCATGTGGAGGGAAACTTTTCGCCTCATGAAGCATTTGCAATTGGTGGGACAAACAGTGTAAGAGGATATGAAGAAGGTGCTGTTGGTTCTGGCCGCTCATATGCAGTTGGTAGTGGTGAAGTCTCTTGCCGCTTGGTAAGCCTTGCCTCTCTTGTTCGCAATATTAAGTTATTTGTTTAAACTGAACATTCACATGAAACACCTCTAGATAAAATGCACACAACCATATGCTATTCTCATAAGGACCTAGTCAGCAACATCAATGCACACATATCCAAGAAAAAACTAAAAGTGTAGTATTTGAATTAGTTTGCAATTTTAGGATGAAGTCTTAGTTGCTCGTATTTAAGAATATAACAGTAAATCGATTATTTTGTTTGAGACAAAAAAAAATACACATGCAGTTCAGTGTAACATCTCCAATCCATGTTGGACACATATTAACTGCATTATGCATGCGTGCGACCTGGTACCTGTGCATGCATGGCTCTTCTTAGCCACGCATAGGAGGGTACTATTTTGAATACCCAATGATTTGTTACTTGCCAATGACAAACTATTTTGAATTATTTCTGTACTAGTGTTAATGATCCAATGATTTGTTACTTGTCATACATGATTTCATGGCTGGAACATTAGTACTTTAATCGTGGACTATTCATGATTGCTACCTGCCGTGACATCAAATGCATTTGACTAGTTTTTGTGCTACTCTGATGCATGTTATGCTTGCCGTATGATTTGCAATAAAGAAAAAAATCAGCCTGCTTTGATTACTCACAGTTGTCATTTTTTGTGTAGTTTGGTCCGTTGGAAGGTGTGGTATTTGGTGACTATGGTAGTGATCTTGGCTCTGGTCCAACAGTTCCTGGTAAGTCATGTTGTACTCAAATTCTGTGTTTGATAGCAAAGTACTATATAAACCAAAGTATCAAAAACTGCAGTAATTTTCAGTGTAGGTATGAGAAACCATGGTTTTACCAAAACCGAgtattttggagtattgacaataCATAGAACCTGTTTGGCTGTTGCCCCACAACGCTGCAAATTTTGCTGCCTAGCCGTTGTGTTTAAGCACTCAGCAGCTCTGTTTTTTAAAAAGAGGTCTGGGGTTCTTTTCTTTATGCAGAGAAAAAACTACAGTTTTCCCAATACTATAGTAGTAAAACCACAGTTGTTAGGGGCAACCAAACAGCTCATTGTAAATAAAAATATGGTGATCTCAAAAACTGTAGTATTCTTAAAATACTTAGAAAATACTTTACTATCAAACGGGGCCTATCTCTAATTCAGATTCAGAATGAAGAAAACTATTGCTTTTGGCCCTTATTCTAGTTAGAAGATTTTGCTGCTGCTGGAACAGGCCTGACAGGGGTTCCACCTCCAGATTTTGTAGAGCAATTTTGATGTATCAGCTCCTCTTCTCATTTGCGCAATCTCTCGTCGTTTTGTTTTTTTAGGTGACCCAGCAGGAGCGCGTGGGAAGCCAGGAAGCGGTTACGGGTATGGTGTTGGCATCCGTGTGGACTCCCCGCTGGGACCTTTGAGACTTGAATACGCTTTCAACGACAAACAAGCAAGACGATTTCACTTTGGGGTTGGGCACAGAAATTAAACTAT encodes the following:
- the LOC123144209 gene encoding outer envelope protein 80, chloroplastic, with amino-acid sequence MGPRRDGVRFISSGVKLPRASPAPAPAHALLSAALPPFAHIGRAIDAAARRVAASFPRVPAARAESPTAPLPRRHGKDGGGAGGEERVLISEVAVRGKDGEPLERPELEEAAAGALRACRPNAALTVREVQEDVHRVVESGLFRSCMPVAVDTRDGIRLVFEVEPNQDFHGLVCEGANMLPSKFLDDSFRDRHGKIINIRHLDQVIKSINGWYQERGLTGMVSYAEILSGGILRLQVSEAEVNNINIRFLDRRTGEPTIGKTKPETILQQLTTKKGQAYNRAQVKRDVETILTMGIMEDVTIIPQPVGDSNKVDLVMNLVERKSGGFSAGGGISSGITNGPLSGLIGSFAYSQRNVFGRNKKLNLSLERGQIDSIFRLNYTDPWIDGDNKRTSRTVMVQNSRTPGTLIHGGEHPDHSPITIGRVTAGIEYSRPFRPKWSGTLGLIFQHAGARDDKGNPMIRDFYNSQLTASGNPYDDTLLAKLESVYTDSGDQSSTMFVFNVEQGLPILPEWLSFNRVTARLRQSYEIGPARLLLSASGGHVEGNFSPHEAFAIGGTNSVRGYEEGAVGSGRSYAVGSGEVSCRLFGPLEGVVFGDYGSDLGSGPTVPGDPAGARGKPGSGYGYGVGIRVDSPLGPLRLEYAFNDKQARRFHFGVGHRN